The following coding sequences lie in one Chionomys nivalis chromosome 8, mChiNiv1.1, whole genome shotgun sequence genomic window:
- the LOC130879602 gene encoding olfactory receptor 502-like, with amino-acid sequence MALLEEGNHTAVSEFILLGLTDDPVLRVVLFTIILCIYLVTVSGNLSTILLIRVSSQLHHPMYFFLSHLASADIGYSSSVTPNMLVGFLVERNTISYFGCAIQLGSAVFFGTVECFLLAAMAYDRFIAICSPLLYSTKMSTQVCVQLLVVSYVGGFFNASFFTMSVFSFLFCGPNRINHFFCDFTPLVELSCSDNSILLVLDSFSAGSIILITVFVIAISYIYILITILKMRSTEGRHKAFSTCTSHLTAVTLFYGTITFIYVMPKSSYSTDQNKVVSVFYMVVIPMLNPLIYSLRNNEIKGALKRQLGRKTFS; translated from the coding sequence ATGGCTCTCCTGGAGGAAGGGAACCACACTGCAGTGTCAGAGTTCATTTTATTGGGATTGACAGATGACCCAGTCCTTAGAGTCGTCCTCTTCACCATCATCCTGTGCATCTACCTAGTGACCGTGTCTGGGAACCTCAGCACCATCCTTCTCATCAGAGTCTCTTCTCAGCTCCATCaccccatgtactttttcctcaGTCACTTGGCCTCTGCTGACATAGGCTACTCATCTTCTGTCACACCCAACATGCTTGTCGGCTTCCTGGTGGAGAGAAATACCATCTCCTACTTCGGATGTGCCATCCAACTGGGCTCAGCTGTTTTCTTTGGGACGGTTGAATGTTTCCTTCTGGCTGCCATGGCTTATGATCGTTTTATAGCAATCTGTAGCCCACTGCTTTATTCAACCAAAATGTCCACACAAGTTTGTGTCCAGTTGCTTGTAGTATCCTATGTTGGTGGCTTTTTTAATGCTTCCTTCTTCACGATGTccgttttttcttttctcttctgtggACCAAACAGAATCAATCACTTTTTCTGTGATTTTACTCCTTTAGTTGAACTCTCCTGTTCTGATAACAGCATCCTTCTAGTTCTAGATTCATTTTCTGCTGGTTCTATCATTTTGATCACAGTGTTTGTCATAGCCATCTCCTACATTTACATTCTCATCACTATCCTGAAGATGCGCTCTACTGAAGGCCGCCACAAGGCCTTCTCCACCTGCACCTCCCATCTCACTGCAGTCACTCTGTTCTATGGAACCATCACCTTCATCTATGTGATGCCCAAGTCCAGCTACTCCACAGACCAGAACAAGGTGGTGTCTGTGTTCTACATGGTGGTGATCCCCATGTTGAACCCCCTCATCTACAGCCTTAGGAATAATGAGATCAAGGGtgctctgaagagacagcttggtaggaaaacattttcttag